The sequence GATTTACCAGATAAAGATAGGAAGATATGAGAATATACGGTTAGTAGGATATGAAGCCAGATATTAGATATGCTTCCGCATAATTATTACAGTTGGATAGAGTGAAACGTTTCTCGCCCGATAGGAGGGCGCTCCCATCACGAATTTCAATAAGGGGCGCAAATTCGCGAATCTCAGGGAAATTCGTGAGGAGTTTCACGAATCTGGTGACTAAGATAACAACTCAGTGTTTCATATTTAAGTTGAAGTCAGTTGTATTTACTTGGACTGTTTGGGCTATCTATCACGTGAATTGCTTTAAGCAAGTAATAACAACTAGTCAGCTGAAGTCAGTTATATTTAAGCAAGTCAGTTGTTTTATAACCATCCTTAAAGCAATTCACGTGATAGATAGCCCAAACAGTTCACGAGTCATTTTATAATAACAACTCAGTGTTTCATATTTAAGTTGGAAGTCAGTTATATTTAAGCAAGTcagttgttttatttttacagAACTGCATAAGAAGGAGACCTGTGAAGCAGTGACAATCATAGAAACACCACCTACGGTTGTAGTTGGGGTTGTTGGATATATTAAAACACCCCGTGGCTTGCGTTCACTTGGGACTGTTTGGGCTCAGCATCTTAACGAGGAAGTGAAGAGGCGATTTTACAATAATTTTGCCAAGTCCAAGAAAAAGGCATTTGTCAAGTACTCCAAGAAATATGAAACTGAGGAAGGGAAGAAGGATATCCAGTCTCAATTGGAAAAACTGAAGAAGTACTGTACTGTGATTCGTGTCTTGGCTCATACCCAGGTATTTTATTTCGTCTAAAGCTGTACATTGCAGTCATTTGTTTATCAACAATTGCACCCATTACCAATTCGGGAAGATTGACTGGAGATAATGGGTTGGGTTGCTATACGTAATTGTGGCCATTCTGATTTATGTATGGCTCTTCAGTACCATGTTATCCGGGAAACTCCACCCACATCATATGCATTTTTTAaaatatggataaccatttaatCCGAATTCAATTGGCTCTTTGACTTTGTTAGATTTTTACTGAGCCTGGATTTGTCTGTTTGTAGATTCGAAAGATGAAGGGGTTGAAGCAAAAGAAAGCCCATCTGATGGAGATCCAAATAAATGGTGGAGATATTTCTCAAAAGGTTGACTTTGCTTACGGCTTTTTTGAGAAACAGGTTCCCGTCGATGCCATATTTCAGAAGGACGAGATGATTGATATAATTGGTGTGACAAAGGGTAAGggttatgaaggtgtggttactCGATGGGGTGTTGCCCGTCTTCCTCGTAAGACTCACAGAGGTTTGCGTAAGGTTGCTTGTATTGGTGCTTGGCATCCTGCAAGGGTTTTCTACACAGTTGCTAGGGCTGGTCAAAACGGATACCACCACCGGACTGAGATGAACAAAAAGATTTACAGGCTTGGGAAGGTTAGACAGGAGTCTCACACAGCACTCACCGAGTTTGATAGGTGAATCTTTTTGATCTAGTTTCTGTTTTCTAGTTCAGTTTATTCTTGGTCGTTGATTTACCCATACTTTGTTGCTGACCTGGTTCGGAAATTCAGTAGGACGGCCGTTTAGTGCGGGAACGACCTGTTcgtaaaaattcgcgaatgattcggagaattgctaactaggccaggagttgggttttttttttttttgagacggAAGGGgtaaaattttattaagaaaaggaaaaaagaaatttACAATCCAATTGATTCATCCCAAAATCCACACTACAGCTCAAACCCATCCTACAAAAGGTGAAGCCGAAAACTAGAAAAAGCATacctttctcggccttttggctaagatcaagtgtagtatctgttcttatcagtttaGTATCTGATATGTGAGCCATCAACGGCACATTTCCGCAACTGACTGCATCCAATACCTTGCCTGCAATCTCCTACTAACTTAAGTTTGACACCCCACATTATGAGATCACATTTCTCGCCTTCAAGTACACTCAGTCAGAACCTCACACGGATCATTAAACTCTGCAAGATCATATTTTCATCTGCCTCGGACATGAGAGCACTTTCTAAATGAACAGAAACCAGTAATTCTGTGAATAACAAGAGCAGTTTCAAAAAACACGTTTCAACTTCGGATATTTCTTTCACTGCCAGCTATAACTAATTTCAACAGAAAGATTTACTTTCACTAATTACTGATTCATAGCAAGCTTAAAGGTGGAGCATTTGTTTTCAGACTTGACTATAAAGGCCAATCATCACAGCTTCACAATTTGTGGTGATTTTAGGAGTGCCATTGAGATAGGCCTTGTTTTCAGGTGTGTGAATTTATTGATCTGGATGTGGGAAAGGAGCACTATTCTGAGGTTGCAATATTCGACAGTTTGAATGAGAAACTGCAATAAAAAACTTGAGGCCATTGGGAAGCAGTGTCCCTTTGAACTTCTAAAGCACCAAAGGAAGACTCCGAGACTTGCTTACAACGAAAAGTTCAAATGGTTTTGAAGTAAGCTCTATTCCTGAAGGTTAACACTGGATTGGTACCATGACTTCTTTGCACACATTCCCAGTTAATTCGTTGAACCTGAGTGATGGTTAAATTCTTAGCCACAGAACAACCAAACGCTCAACCTCCGCAAGCAAATATGAGGGGAAAAAAGAACAAACAGATATGAGGAaaaaaaatgaggaaaaaaaaaatgagatagGATCAGTTAATCTACTTTAAGATAGGATCCTCTGAAACTCTTTAAAATTTCATGAAGCAAGAAATGGATATATGTCTGGGACCAGTTAAGAAGC comes from Papaver somniferum cultivar HN1 chromosome 7, ASM357369v1, whole genome shotgun sequence and encodes:
- the LOC113300222 gene encoding 60S ribosomal protein L3-2-like, giving the protein MTHIVREVEKPGSKLHKKETCEAVTIIETPPTVVVGVVGYIKTPRGLRSLGTVWAQHLNEEVKRRFYNNFAKSKKKAFVKYSKKYETEEGKKDIQSQLEKLKKYCTVIRVLAHTQIRKMKGLKQKKAHLMEIQINGGDISQKVDFAYGFFEKQVPVDAIFQKDEMIDIIGVTKGKGYEGVVTRWGVARLPRKTHRGLRKVACIGAWHPARVFYTVARAGQNGYHHRTEMNKKIYRLGKVRQESHTALTEFDSRTAV